In the Lytechinus variegatus isolate NC3 chromosome 17, Lvar_3.0, whole genome shotgun sequence genome, ATGTATACAATGTGcagaataaaattaaatgaagttaAGTGGTTGAATGAGATATAAATACAATGAAACATCTCAATTGTCATTATGGTTGCAGTTTGCAGATCTATACAGTGGAATGAATGAATTGacaattatattaaaaaaaaaactaatttgttattgtacatgtattttttattttttcgtgGTATTACATTTTTATACTTGATGAGTCAGAAAGTCTGCCTAAAGATGCTATGATGCAATTTTTGTACTCTGCGaaataagttttaaaatgtCCCCAAAATATAATAGATCATTTTGTCTTTTGACATGacttaatttgcatattattatacaTAGCCCTCAGAGTAATAAAATGTTAGAACGTTAGAGGTTCCATGTCCCACCAATAATTAATTTCtcactttttctattttttatgatttttaataaTTGTAATACTTAATGCTTATTTTACCAATTCAGCAAATTAGATGCcccaaattagaataaatatgCATACATCTAATTTCTcgtattgaaaatttaaaatgtaatatttggACTTTCTTATCCCACCAATGATTACTCCATACAATGCATGGATGAAATTGTGTGGGTGACTTTGTAACAGTTTGTACTCACTGCCGTACATCATACATTATAAGTAGGTAGTGAAATCTAACCGAGGtctgaatgaaaaatacatCTGAAGGAAGATGATTTctaatttcattcaattcaatcatggtttatttcgctattaaaaaaatacatgttacaCAGCCCAAAGGCTAAAATTAGCATGTTTATACGTTATTAATTCCTTAAGTTTATTATTTTAGAAGTAAGAACACATGGCTATTGTGtatattttctctcattttttattcaaattattctcACAGATGCTGGATGAATTGCTGTCAACATCTGTTGAGGCTAGGGATGCTGAGGAACAAGGGTCAGCAGTGGAGCCCACATCAATGGAAAGTCAATCAGACACTGATGAGCCAGGATGCAGCCAATGGACAGATGAACATTCATCTGAGTCTGAAGAATCCTTTGATGAACAGGTatgaatttgttttcaaattgtGCACCCCCTCCCcgtaaaaaaacatgaaagcaaACAAACATAAAGGTATGTTTAATTTAGCAGCAAATAAAGGATAGTATTGAGTAAATTATCAATGGCAATGAATTCAGTAGAAtgtaagatacatgtaaattattttgacatttttttctttccaaagaAAACAATGCATGTGATTCAAACAAGACATATGGTTCATGAAAAACTCATAATACTTGTCTCTTCAAGTCTTAACATACCTGGCTGTGACTGAAATTACAGTTTATCCAAACATTGATTCAGGTGTAGTTTTGATTAGTATTTGTGCTGGAAACCATactttatttatgtatatatttttttgcatgtcactgaCCAGTGTGTAAATGTATTCAGCATATCTTGGCTACTGTATTGATATCCAATTAACAGCCGTTCAAAGATCCAGCAATGGAATTTCAGCAGCATGGCCTTACAACCTCTGTTGGGATACAGGTCTCTGTAGCAACAAGAGTAAAACgtaagtttatttttcatttgtttatctaTATTGTCAATTTTCCTTTTGAGGCTGGTGCTGGTAAGTTGTGGAAAGTTTTTGTAAACATATGCTCTAGATAATAGATTTATTTCAAGGTGTAAATGTTGCAAATCCACTTAAAGAATAAGTCCTACGCAGTATATTCCGGGCCATAGATAACTTAAACCCTGGATTGCAGATATGTTGTGTTCCCCTATGtctgaaaatttgtttcacaaccaaagtaaaagtaaaatataaatgtacattttcAGGGTCACAAAGGGTTGTACTTCTGCAGAACACAGGCTCACAGATACCACCCGATATTCCAGCCTTTATTTCAAGAGGGACCTCTTTTGACAAAGGGGATATACCAGAAGAGAAAGTTGATTCAAAGGAAGTGGAGGAAGAAAGGATATCATCACCAGAAAGTGACGCTGCAGAACCCTCCTCACCTGGATACAagccaccatcatcttcatcttcatcatcagatGAGCGTGTAATTGCCAAGCCACAAAAAAGACTGAGAAAACGGTTCGTTCTTTTATTATCCTGTTCAAAATCAATACTAGTGCTGTAAATTCTTTTGAGAAAAACCTCAGACACATATTATagtaattcaataaataatgCATTTTAGATAACTTTTCTTTTATGTTACAGCGACAGCAGGCTGATGAAATTCTTACATCGTCTTtaaggattttatttttgtatttctaaacaatttcatttgttgtcttttatttcaaatacagGAAAAGGCGACCAAGCAAAAAGGCCCCATGGGAAGCCCCAGCCAAAGGTATTCCTCCacacaaggaaaaaaaatacattgttttTGAGTCCAAGCTTTTGGAGCTGTTGCAGTTTTGTCCATCCTGCAAGTCTTCAAATGTGTCCCTTGTAAAGAGAGAAGTTGGAAGCCTCCTTTCTGTGACAAGGGAGTGCCTATCTTGTGACCAGAAGTCGACAACATGGGAGAGCCAGCCATGGATAGGCCCCTATCCTGCTGGCAACCTCCAGCTGTCAGCAGCAATATTGTTTGCTGGCGGGAGCCCCAGTGAGTCGCTGCGAGTGCTGAAACATTTCAACGTAGCAACGCACTCACGCAGGACTTTCTTTAGACACCAGAAGAAGGTTCTGCATCCAGCTATCACCAACCAATGGCAGAAGCAACAGAACCATCTGCTCACTGAACTGTGTGAACGGGGTCTGCCACTCACCATTGGGGGCGATGGAAGAGCGGATAGCCCAGGACATTCCGCAAAGTTTGGGGTATACACTGCTCTGGAATTGAATATCAACAAGATTGTCGATTTTCAGCTGGTTCAGGTGGGTCTGATTTGCTGTCCTTAGTTCATGTTCCCATGATACATATGACCACAAGTGCCtagttttatttcatgaaatagaaagtaaataaaaataatctgcaTTTTTCCAAGACGGGTTAAGTTGAAGCATAATTCCTCTTGTCTTGGTTACTTTTTGTATTCATGTCTGTCAGTTTAAATTGATTAAATTTAAAGGCTATTTAGATGTTCAAGCCCCTAACTGGTATTTCATGTTATCACTCCTGTGTGTTATGCAATGTTAATTCatactttgttttttgttttttcatagaGTAATGAGGTGAAGGGTTCATACCATATGGAGTTGGAAGGTTTCAAGAGAGTTGTCAACTTTCTTGATGACAAGGGACTAGTAATCAGGAAGGTGGTAACGGACCGACATAGACAACTTGCCAAATACATCAGAATCACACTTCCACACATTATTCATGTGTATGATGTCTGGCATGTATCCAAAGGTGAGTAATTATCATGCATTTgtgtcattcaaaatatatttaaaattaaatattaatttgacttgtttattattaaatatttagTGCTTGAACTCCTGGTCCTAAGCAAAAGCAACTATACACTCTTGGAAAGCTGCAAATACTCAGAAAACAATGGGAGTTTTATCTAATTTAACTGCTTGCCAAGCGAGTTTTTTGCTTTACAGGCACTCAAATTAGCAAGCTTCAAAAAACAGCAGTATCTCACTTGTCAAAGGCCTGAATTCTGTGATGTCATTTCATGTGAAGCAAGTAGTGATTTAGTCCAGAAATTAATGCTTCTATTTCACATTCCATATCCTTGTTTCTCTTTTGCATCATGCTTGCATTTGgttttttgtataaataaaatgtgaGGCAGTTATCTATGACAAAAATTTCGCATGATGTCATCAATTCAggtatttttgttgtttttgtttttagttttggtatattttttattacctaTATTAGGTGTTGGAAAGAAGGTGCATGCTTTGGCAAAGCAAAAGGATTGTGAAGAACTTGTGCAATGGGAACCAAGCATCACCAACCATATGTATTGGGTGGCTGCAACTTGTGAAGAGGATGAAGACGATCTAAGGGTGGCCAAGTGGAAGTCTCTTATGAACCACATCCAAGGGATCCATGAAGGTCATTCTGAAGTCTTTCCCAAGTGTCTTCATGGTGACTTGGAAGCTCAAGGTCGCAAGAAAAAATGGCTCACACCAGGTAAATTCAGGAATAAGATTCATTTGTTTAATGTTAGATCTGTATCATATGAaacaagaaaaatcaaaccttatgaatattgtatttttcCTTCCTGAACTTAGTATGCAATTCAGCATTATGTGTGCAGCAAGCCTACCAATAccattcattataattttttgccATTATTCTCATAAAGTGTGTTGATTctattttattgcatttttccattttgaaaactgTAATTATGACGTCATCTGCTCTTTAGGCATGATACACTGGTTACCCAAGGCAACAATTGTTTAATTAAAGTGCACTGAGAGTCCTTTCAGGTCTGAAATATGCTATATAAGaactgcattattattattgttattaatgatTCGGTtccttttttatcaatttttcaggCACAAAAGTCTGTGAAAAACTAACAGGTATCGTGCAAAGCACCATGTTGTTGAACGATGTGAAAAAGCTGTCTGGAGACCAACAGACATCCTCCCTGGAGTCATATCACAGTCTGGTGAACCGGTATGCGCCTAAGCTGAAGTCTTATTCGTATGAAGGAATGACTAGCAGGTAACTGCACTATATATTCTTTGAGAAGAGTTACATTGGAGCATGTTTCTTTATTTAGcatacacaaaaaataattccaAGCAAAAGTAGATATATATAGGACTCTTATTAAAAAAGGTAGATCAAATGTTTGGATTAAACCCATATGGAATGATGCAAAGGGTTttataatccccccccccccctccctcccccaaaaaagtcTGACAGATAGTAAGAGGCCACATTCATTTtatagaattgaaattcaaGCATGAGTTTGAATAAACTTAACTTTGGTATTTCGTGACTATTCCATGTAGTTTGGAAATCTAATTAAAGAGCAgacatttctatttttaaaattcagataGCCCTGataagtgactttttggtatcctttttttGAACTGTTTTTCTTTTGCAAGGATGAAATATCTTAGTTAAACtaggtgaaaaatataaagcaatTGCATGCTGCATTGTGTTTATGCTGCGATAAGTCTTTGATAATTCTCtgtttctgggacgcactgtattagACATGATTTTACTCCATGCATTTATTTTCTGGTTATCATTCAGGCTCAGACTTGCCGCTATGGACttcaatgaaaatggaaacCGACAGCAGGCAAAAACGTTGAAAGGGGACAAGCGGTACATGGTCAGCAAACCAAAGTACAAGCCAGGGAAGGCATCAGTGAAAGCTGTTAAGGAAGCAAAAACATTCAGTGAGTTTATTTTGTTCTGTGTGTTATCGACTATAgtttcatcatcatatcagtAACATATTGTGAAAAAGGATGATTCCATGGCAATGATTCATTACTAGAGTAACATCAGTTAAATCATACTTTTCTCATGTGTTGTGTTGATCACTATAACTGTTCTGAACAATATAATCTATTGGGCTTTAGATTACTCGAGAAGAAAATTAGggagcattttttttccttgatgCCCATTGGTGGTACATTTTATAGCATACTAACATGGCATAAGAAAAACACTGGTAAAAACTATACCATCCAACATATTTGAATATCCATTAGCTGGTGTAGCTGACCTGTACATGTTGAACCTCACtttttgaccattttgtatCTCAGAATTTGTTGATGATCTGATGGATGAGGTCGGACGATTGTGCACAGGATCATCTCAACTGCCAGAGAGGAAGGATGCCCCGCCATCTTTATGCAGTGAATATACCTTTCCTTCCAAGGAGGAACTTGTTCAGGATCACCGAAGTCGTTTTAATTAAAATAAGTGAACTGTAAATCCTATCATGCTAATATCGTATACAGCTTCATGATAAATTGGAACTAATGAAAGATTGAACACATAAGTTCATTTAAGAGAAAATTTAGTTACTCTTTTGAACCAGAAACGATCAAATTCCTTATGATTAAACATGCCATTTTTCATCTGATGAACTGtatgtatacttttttttagcAAATTTGATATGAAGACATACATctctgatgtacatgtagttgtacaAATAACAATGTGAAGGCAAATCAGATGACTGAGCAATTTGGTACCTTTGCTTCaaaattattaaacaaaaaGAATCATATCTATTATGGATTTATATTTGTTTGAGTTTTGTTCAACAGTAAAGTCTTCCACATAATTGTGAGTGATCAGTAACATAATTTTAAGGAAATACTTTTGGAAAAGATTTGTTCAACAGTAACACATGCACAATTCTTTGCAAGGAGTTTTGTCAGAAACATTATTCATTTATAACGGTGGTCAGTTATTATCATGAGTTGTGGTTCAAAATCTCTCATGCTGGCCGGTTACGACCACTAGCTCCAACAACTATTCCAAAAAAAAGCTTTCATGGTCTATACAATTTCGGAATATTAGTTACTGCAATAATTGTATAAAATGTTAAAGATTTAAGAGCATTATCAGAATGTTTTCTCTACTGTGTTATTTGCATGTAATAAGTAGATATTTCTTTGCATAAATGTGATTGTATTTATAAATGTAGATGAAGTAGTTGAAGTACATTTGATGTGCATGTCAAAGTATTTCACGTTTTAGCCAGCTGCAATTGATGACTCGGGTATGTGTCATGTAGCTCAAAAAAATCTTGCATGACCTGAAGCAATGGCTACTAAAatcagaaaacatttttttaaagcatttgtACAAGCAACTGTGAAAGAAGTTATATATCATGTATTACATAGATATTTCTTTGGATAAATGTGATTGTGTTTATAAATGTAGGTGAAGTGGTCAAAATACATTTGAAATGCATTTCAAAGTGTTCCATGTTTTAAACAGCTGAATTTGATGATTCAGGTAGCTTCCAAAATTTTCCCTGATGTAACATCTACTAaaatttgatatcttttttttttcaagcatttGTACATGCAATTCTGTAAACTACCTCCATGTTTATACTTATCTTAACCCATTCAGGACAGGAATTATTTAACAACTAAAGTGATCACATTTTGTTCCTTAAATGGGCaacagcaatattttttattttaaagctaTATGCTTCTAATTGAATGTGATGTCTTTGAAACCAACATACATGGTTTggaactttgatattttttaacaccaATTTCGATGAAACACACTGGTCTTCAATTCTTCCaatgtgttgccaatttaaggagTTTAAAGGTTATCTTCATAAAATTCCTGGCAGTATGGTCACTCAACAACGAGTACaatgtatgcatattttttttctctctcactaATATACCTGGTGTATTTTTTATAGCtctgaaacaaaaattatttacgTTAACCACATAAGGTTGATTGTCCTGAACAAGTTAAGCCATAACATGTCTATTGTCCAACTTATATTTGTTCATATTTATGTCTCTTGCACTCATATTTGCTTTCAAATCAATGCTTCTCTGAGAATATAATAGTTTGCAGaattttttaaccaaaaaaaagCATTCTGTCTCTTGTCTTTCTACAGCTACTGCATAGTTTATGGTTATACAGTCCACTACCATTATATGTGCACTGGAAGGACGCTCTTGTTGCAATGCTCCAAATGTCTAAACTGTGcattcacatattttttatgcaaCTATAAAGTGTAAAATCGATGCCGCATTTATTTAGAGGTAATTGATTTGCCCTGGAAAATCTTATAATGGGAGTGGACTATTTTATCTTTAGACTAAATATTGATGGCAACCATAAAGGATTTTTATATGTAGGTTTAAAAATGAGATCTCCGAGACTGTACAGTACATTGCAAGTTGGCAATTTGGAAAGTAAATTATAACAAGTGACATGGACAACTTTCCAATGGGCTGTATACTCAGTTATCAGGGAATTGTGTATTACCCATAAGTAGGGGCCCTGCCGGTCGTACTTGAAATATCAGCATCTTTTATGTTCCtgagcaaaaaatatataattttaagtaaaaatgtgaataaaaataactttttatgCAATACACATTTTTGTATATTAGGCAAGTGGAAAATATTCCCTATCCTCCATCACGATGACAGCATCAATACGGTGAAGCCTCCATGATAGTTAACGGTATACAAATTACAAAGTTTTACAAACTTTCAGAAAttaataactttcttgttaCTCCGATATCGTTTACACTTTCACcactttcacttttctttccCCTCATAAAACAACTTTTTATCTTGGTTGGATTCCTCTTTACATGCACTcaaggggcctgtttcataaagagttacaaccgTTGGTAGTTTTGTcgttatggcaactaccatggtaaccatgatttttattggctgctgagcaatgttaccatggttattttccataatggcaaagttacaacagtcaCAGTACTTTATGAAAAAGGCCCCAGATTCCACTATCGCTCTTGTGTCCCTCTTTCACATGTCCTCCACTTCCATCAAATCTACATTGTACAATGCTCATACCTCTGAATTTAAGTACAGGTAACTCTGCCTAAGTCTACCTTATAATCATTTTAAGTCGAAGCAATTTTGCCACATTCAATCATTCATCTATCATCCAACATTCCCTAGCCTGTAGTCTAGCTCGGGGCTACTGCCATTGTCTTTTGCGTTCAACCGTTAACAGTGGGCAACAAAGTAGCACAACCTATACACTCCGGTCCTGCATTAATAGTTGCCATTGTTTATCGACAATGGATAACACAGAATTTTTGTATGTAACTTCCACACCAATTTGTTGaccataattttaaaaaaattgaccaaTGCAAGACTGTCATGTATAAGCTGTGGGCTGCAAACCGTTGTTAGTTTACATTTACAGTTGGCAGCAAAAGAGAATAGCACCGGCCACTGCCTAGATTGTAGGCCAAAACATACCCAAAATGTTTGGTTTCATTAGTTCACTCttgttataattataatcaGATATAGTGATTTATAATGACAGGCAGTTTTCCAGTACCAATTTCATATGTACTGCATGAGTGCTGCCATAAATATCAAGATTATAACAGAAGTGGACTGTAATAAGACTGCCTTAACTGACTTTGGAAAAGAACGCAAGAAAATAAAGTGGGTTTGAACACctttatttaaagaaaacagaaataaatacaCTCAGTACTTTCCTGTTATTTAATCAAAACATACAATAATACAACAGCTCTGAGTGCT is a window encoding:
- the LOC121431169 gene encoding uncharacterized protein LOC121431169 — its product is MPARCIVGGCSNTTKDGASLHLFPKDANLRRIWVSKVKLTRANWSGPSDWSVVCSSHFEDADFDDGLHAAFGMKRTRRLKPDAVPKIRSGTSMQVKRSGSRTAADKRKKMRMLDELLSTSVEARDAEEQGSAVEPTSMESQSDTDEPGCSQWTDEHSSESEESFDEQPFKDPAMEFQQHGLTTSVGIQVSVATRVKRSQRVVLLQNTGSQIPPDIPAFISRGTSFDKGDIPEEKVDSKEVEEERISSPESDAAEPSSPGYKPPSSSSSSSDERVIAKPQKRLRKRVFYFKYRKRRPSKKAPWEAPAKGIPPHKEKKYIVFESKLLELLQFCPSCKSSNVSLVKREVGSLLSVTRECLSCDQKSTTWESQPWIGPYPAGNLQLSAAILFAGGSPSESLRVLKHFNVATHSRRTFFRHQKKVLHPAITNQWQKQQNHLLTELCERGLPLTIGGDGRADSPGHSAKFGVYTALELNINKIVDFQLVQSNEVKGSYHMELEGFKRVVNFLDDKGLVIRKVVTDRHRQLAKYIRITLPHIIHVYDVWHVSKGVGKKVHALAKQKDCEELVQWEPSITNHMYWVAATCEEDEDDLRVAKWKSLMNHIQGIHEGHSEVFPKCLHGDLEAQGRKKKWLTPGTKVCEKLTGIVQSTMLLNDVKKLSGDQQTSSLESYHSLVNRYAPKLKSYSYEGMTSRLRLAAMDFNENGNRQQAKTLKGDKRYMVSKPKYKPGKASVKAVKEAKTFKFVDDLMDEVGRLCTGSSQLPERKDAPPSLCSEYTFPSKEELVQDHRSRFN